A DNA window from Agarivorans sp. TSD2052 contains the following coding sequences:
- a CDS encoding DUF1653 domain-containing protein yields the protein MKLKKGRYQHYKGADYHVIDTVIHSETEELLVLYRPLYGEGKLWVRPYEMFFETVNVNGEQVPRFAFIEALKE from the coding sequence ATGAAATTAAAGAAAGGCCGTTACCAGCATTACAAAGGTGCTGATTACCACGTTATTGATACCGTTATTCACTCTGAAACCGAAGAGTTACTAGTACTGTACCGCCCACTTTATGGGGAAGGCAAACTGTGGGTAAGGCCCTATGAGATGTTTTTTGAAACGGTGAATGTGAACGGAGAGCAAGTGCCACGATTTGCGTTCATCGAGGCACTTAAAGAATAG
- a CDS encoding cell division protein ZapB, whose translation MSFDVLEKLEAKVQVAVDSIELLRMEIDELKEQNSQLSDENGRLLQEQQSWQERLKALLGRIEDVHAE comes from the coding sequence ATGTCTTTTGATGTTTTAGAAAAATTAGAAGCGAAAGTTCAAGTAGCAGTAGATAGCATTGAGCTTTTACGTATGGAAATTGATGAACTGAAAGAACAAAACAGCCAGCTAAGTGATGAAAATGGCCGTTTATTACAAGAGCAGCAATCTTGGCAGGAACGTCTAAAAGCCTTATTAGGCCGTATTGAAGACGTTCACGCCGAGTAG
- the cysE gene encoding serine O-acetyltransferase, whose translation MAKEKLKDYQIKQTLAETVWLQVRDEAHRMAEDEPMLSSFFYSTILNHHTLASALSFQLASKLDSSTVQAILLREFIEEALIADPCILEAVAADIVAVKDRDPAVKYYAIPLLYLKGFHALQGYRVANWLWHQGRLALARYIQNQISAVFSVDIHPAATIGKGIMLDHATGIVVGETAVIENDVSILQSVTLGGTGKDRGDRHPKIRQGVLIGAGAKILGNIEVGRGAKVGAGSVVLENVPAHTTVAGVPAKVVGTPSCDMPAIDMGQNI comes from the coding sequence GTGGCAAAGGAAAAGTTAAAGGACTATCAAATCAAACAAACGTTAGCGGAAACCGTGTGGCTACAAGTACGCGATGAAGCACACCGTATGGCTGAAGATGAACCGATGCTATCGAGCTTTTTCTATTCAACGATTTTGAATCACCATACTCTTGCCTCGGCCTTGAGTTTTCAGTTGGCCAGTAAATTAGATAGCTCAACGGTTCAGGCCATCTTGTTGCGCGAGTTTATCGAAGAAGCCTTAATTGCTGACCCTTGCATATTGGAAGCGGTAGCCGCCGACATTGTGGCGGTAAAAGATCGAGATCCAGCGGTGAAATATTACGCTATTCCTTTGTTATATTTAAAAGGCTTTCATGCCCTGCAAGGTTACCGAGTGGCTAACTGGTTGTGGCATCAGGGGCGTTTGGCTTTAGCACGCTATATTCAGAACCAAATATCTGCCGTTTTCTCGGTGGATATACACCCAGCTGCAACCATTGGTAAAGGCATTATGCTCGATCACGCCACTGGAATTGTGGTGGGTGAAACAGCAGTGATTGAGAATGATGTCTCTATTTTACAATCGGTGACGCTAGGCGGTACCGGTAAAGATCGTGGTGACCGTCACCCTAAAATTCGTCAAGGGGTACTGATTGGTGCAGGGGCAAAAATTTTAGGTAATATCGAAGTGGGGCGTGGCGCTAAAGTGGGCGCGGGCAGTGTGGTACTTGAAAATGTACCGGCCCACACCACCGTTGCAGGCGTGCCCGCAAAAGTAGTGGGTACGCCAAGTTGCGATATGCCGGCTATCGACATGGGACAAAATATTTAG
- a CDS encoding replication protein RepA: protein MSLTDLKKQSLSRNKRKKISVDDFINDAENYAQGKPSVATLKAEAKPPKKAHPNFRHCTFTFDNLAIVQLQQASTQHTLPKSKLLRMLLKQFSSLDIQQQQQLLDKLQDN, encoded by the coding sequence ATGAGTTTAACTGATTTAAAAAAACAATCGCTGTCTCGTAACAAGCGTAAAAAAATATCAGTCGATGATTTCATCAACGATGCTGAGAACTATGCCCAAGGCAAACCCAGTGTCGCCACACTAAAAGCCGAAGCAAAGCCGCCCAAAAAAGCACACCCCAATTTTCGTCACTGCACCTTTACCTTTGATAATCTTGCGATTGTTCAGCTGCAGCAAGCATCAACTCAACATACACTCCCAAAATCAAAGTTATTGAGGATGCTACTAAAACAATTTTCCTCGCTTGATATCCAACAGCAACAACAATTGTTAGACAAACTGCAAGACAACTAA
- a CDS encoding SPOR domain-containing protein gives MAKDYVGRSKPKKKPAAKSSRAVSNQKRFPFALAITVLLAIAGFSVLLFNIKGTAPTPAPELSEIVKPTKPAKPAAVLPDLPKERPYVKELEQKQVEVELAAKPSKPAKPYQMQCASFRSRDKAEESKALIAFAGLESQIRRTDGKNGAWYRVVLGPYPTKRDAERDRHILQRAKINGCQIWHWNF, from the coding sequence ATGGCTAAAGACTATGTAGGCCGTAGCAAGCCTAAGAAAAAACCGGCGGCTAAATCTAGCCGCGCGGTGAGCAACCAAAAACGCTTCCCTTTTGCCCTAGCAATTACCGTGTTGCTGGCGATTGCTGGGTTTTCGGTATTGCTATTTAACATTAAAGGCACGGCCCCGACACCGGCGCCAGAGTTAAGTGAAATAGTCAAACCGACTAAACCCGCTAAACCGGCAGCGGTATTGCCTGACCTGCCTAAAGAGCGACCTTACGTCAAAGAGTTAGAACAAAAACAGGTAGAAGTAGAACTGGCCGCCAAACCCAGCAAGCCAGCCAAACCCTATCAAATGCAGTGTGCGTCTTTCCGTAGCCGCGATAAAGCAGAAGAGAGTAAAGCCTTAATTGCTTTTGCTGGTTTAGAGAGCCAAATTCGCCGTACCGACGGAAAAAATGGCGCTTGGTATCGCGTGGTGCTAGGGCCCTATCCAACCAAACGTGACGCAGAGCGTGATAGGCACATTTTGCAACGAGCCAAAATTAACGGCTGCCAAATTTGGCATTGGAACTTTTAA
- a CDS encoding Spy/CpxP family protein refolding chaperone translates to MKKLLVTALVGALVVAPVAFAAKGEKQGGKQDQRAEMHMMKQLDLSAEQKQQVKAIMQAQKKQQPNTEQRAMMHEQRMAIITSATFDKDAAQTLITQQQAMKQSRMLDKLEAQHQVYQLLTPEQQTKYQELVNQKMEKHQQRMEKGGKKGQTSN, encoded by the coding sequence ATGAAAAAATTACTAGTAACAGCACTTGTAGGTGCGTTAGTTGTGGCCCCTGTTGCTTTCGCTGCTAAAGGTGAAAAACAAGGCGGTAAACAAGATCAGCGCGCTGAAATGCATATGATGAAACAGTTAGACTTAAGTGCAGAGCAAAAACAGCAAGTGAAAGCAATTATGCAAGCGCAGAAGAAGCAACAGCCAAATACTGAACAGCGCGCAATGATGCATGAGCAGCGCATGGCTATTATCACTTCAGCGACGTTCGATAAAGACGCGGCCCAAACACTGATTACTCAGCAGCAAGCAATGAAACAAAGCCGCATGCTAGATAAGTTAGAAGCTCAGCATCAGGTATATCAATTATTAACGCCTGAACAGCAGACAAAATACCAAGAGTTGGTGAACCAAAAAATGGAAAAACACCAGCAGCGTATGGAGAAGGGCGGCAAAAAAGGTCAAACTTCAAACTAA
- a CDS encoding cation diffusion facilitator family transporter, with amino-acid sequence MEPQSYKRLVTLATWVATCVAVALLVIKSAAFFYTGAVSILASLIDSLMDIGMSLVNLLAIRYALQPPDKEHRFGHGKAEHLAGVAQAAFITGSACMLLYGGATELLHPKALEHSQLGIIVMIISTVITIALVLFQRYVVAKTNNSVIKADSMHYAMDIYMNAAVLIALLLSQYGWYWADGLFAILIALYICYGAYGIAKDSVQNLLDRELPESFQLQVYNTALSVPDVLGAHDIRTRQSGQTKFIQLHLELDDKLSLYQAHIIADKVEDAMIEQWPEADVLIHQDPQSVVPLEKKLELE; translated from the coding sequence GTGGAACCGCAAAGTTATAAACGCTTAGTCACTTTAGCTACATGGGTTGCCACCTGTGTAGCGGTGGCTTTATTGGTGATTAAAAGCGCTGCATTTTTTTATACTGGCGCGGTCAGTATATTAGCCTCTCTGATTGATTCGCTAATGGATATTGGCATGTCGTTAGTCAATCTACTGGCGATCCGCTACGCCTTACAACCCCCTGATAAAGAACATCGTTTTGGTCACGGCAAAGCCGAGCACTTAGCGGGGGTGGCCCAAGCGGCCTTTATCACCGGTTCGGCATGCATGCTGTTATATGGCGGCGCCACCGAACTGCTTCACCCTAAAGCCCTAGAGCATAGCCAGTTGGGTATTATTGTGATGATAATATCGACTGTAATCACCATCGCTTTGGTGTTGTTTCAGCGATATGTGGTCGCTAAAACCAACAACAGTGTGATTAAAGCCGACTCGATGCATTACGCCATGGATATTTACATGAACGCGGCGGTGTTGATTGCTTTGCTACTTAGCCAGTATGGCTGGTATTGGGCCGATGGCTTGTTTGCTATCTTGATTGCGCTTTACATTTGTTATGGCGCTTATGGAATAGCCAAAGACTCAGTACAGAATCTACTAGACAGAGAACTGCCAGAATCCTTCCAGTTACAGGTATATAATACCGCGTTGTCGGTGCCCGATGTTTTAGGTGCTCACGATATTAGAACTCGTCAGTCAGGGCAGACAAAATTTATTCAGCTTCATTTAGAACTAGATGATAAACTTAGTCTTTATCAGGCGCATATCATTGCTGATAAGGTTGAGGATGCAATGATTGAACAATGGCCTGAAGCCGATGTATTGATCCACCAAGACCCTCAGTCGGTGGTTCCGCTAGAAAAGAAATTAGAGCTCGAGTAA
- the hslV gene encoding ATP-dependent protease subunit HslV, whose product MTTIVSVRRNGKVIIAGDGQVSLGNTVMKGNAKKVRRLYHGQVLAGFAGGTADAFTLFERFEAKLEMHQGHLTKAAVELAKDWRTDRMLRKLEALLAVADSEASLIITGNGDVVQPENDLIAIGSGGPFAQSAALALLENTDLGAREIAEKSLTIAGNICVFTNLNHTIEELDAKA is encoded by the coding sequence GTGACTACTATCGTCTCCGTCCGCCGCAACGGCAAAGTGATCATCGCTGGTGATGGCCAAGTATCACTTGGCAACACAGTAATGAAAGGTAACGCTAAAAAAGTCCGTCGCTTGTATCACGGTCAAGTATTAGCGGGTTTCGCCGGTGGTACAGCCGATGCCTTCACGCTATTCGAGCGTTTTGAAGCTAAGCTTGAAATGCACCAAGGCCATCTCACCAAGGCCGCTGTAGAACTGGCCAAAGATTGGCGAACCGATCGCATGTTGCGCAAATTAGAGGCCTTACTGGCAGTGGCCGACAGCGAAGCATCATTAATCATTACCGGTAACGGTGATGTGGTTCAGCCAGAAAACGACTTAATCGCCATTGGTTCAGGTGGCCCGTTTGCTCAATCAGCAGCGCTCGCTTTGCTTGAGAACACCGATTTAGGTGCTCGTGAAATTGCCGAAAAAAGCCTAACCATCGCAGGCAATATTTGTGTGTTTACTAACCTAAACCATACTATTGAAGAATTAGACGCTAAAGCTTAA
- a CDS encoding ATP-binding protein → MKRFINNLFVKIFVSFWMILLVTAFVSINLSQMLSTDNFPAPSWATKSLAEFSKRIERSPQKALQPRQDSHFKARFGKPFLVDAEGVVVNQPQVSRSMRRFIANHDALSNPRVTLDKQHILMGPQAVTLNDKNYLLYVERRSNPEQMNALRHFGVSPWFLSMVAIALSLALCFLLTRHIVNPLKRLQAAANKVSLGQLDTPLPEISRGDEIGQLSDSLQRMVDTLNQAISNQQRLLSDISHELRSPLTRLNMALAISKKRQTSTPEMERIERESQRLAEMINALLSLSRMQVNAKQQSIALSDVMNDLVNDCEFEAEQLHKQFSARFPEETTLVCYPQLLSSAIENICRNALKYASKTVSLSATIEQQQLLITVRDDGPGLDDSELSNIFRPFYRSGEARDRDSGGVGLGLAIAESAIRQHGGEISAKNRHSELNQLSKGLEVNLRLPLQ, encoded by the coding sequence ATGAAACGTTTCATAAACAACTTATTTGTAAAAATATTTGTCTCGTTTTGGATGATTTTGCTGGTGACGGCATTTGTATCCATTAACCTGTCGCAAATGCTCAGTACCGATAACTTTCCTGCGCCGAGCTGGGCCACCAAGAGCTTAGCCGAATTCTCAAAACGCATTGAAAGAAGCCCACAAAAAGCGCTACAACCAAGGCAAGATTCACACTTCAAAGCACGGTTTGGCAAGCCCTTCTTAGTGGACGCAGAAGGCGTGGTGGTTAATCAACCCCAAGTGAGTCGCAGTATGCGCCGTTTTATCGCTAACCATGATGCACTCAGCAACCCTAGAGTCACCTTAGACAAGCAACATATCTTAATGGGACCACAGGCTGTTACCCTGAATGACAAAAACTATTTGTTATATGTTGAGCGACGCAGCAACCCAGAACAAATGAATGCCTTACGCCACTTTGGGGTATCCCCGTGGTTTCTCTCCATGGTGGCTATCGCCTTGAGTTTAGCGCTGTGTTTTCTGCTAACAAGGCATATCGTTAATCCTTTAAAGCGGCTTCAAGCGGCGGCCAACAAAGTATCATTAGGACAGCTAGATACTCCATTACCTGAGATATCGCGCGGTGACGAGATTGGCCAACTATCCGACAGCTTACAGCGTATGGTCGATACCCTTAATCAAGCCATTAGTAACCAACAGCGCTTATTGAGCGACATATCGCATGAGCTGCGCTCGCCCTTAACTCGCTTAAACATGGCCTTAGCCATCAGTAAAAAGCGCCAAACCAGCACCCCTGAAATGGAACGCATCGAGCGCGAATCTCAACGCCTCGCAGAGATGATCAATGCTTTATTGTCATTATCTCGCATGCAGGTAAACGCTAAGCAACAATCAATAGCGTTAAGCGATGTAATGAATGACTTAGTCAATGACTGTGAGTTTGAAGCAGAGCAACTACATAAGCAGTTCTCAGCCCGTTTTCCAGAAGAAACAACACTGGTGTGTTACCCGCAGTTGCTCAGTTCGGCTATCGAAAACATTTGTCGCAATGCATTGAAATACGCCAGTAAAACGGTCTCGCTAAGCGCCACCATTGAACAGCAGCAGTTATTGATTACGGTGCGTGATGACGGGCCGGGGCTTGACGACAGTGAGCTCAGCAATATCTTCCGCCCTTTTTATCGTAGTGGCGAAGCGCGCGACCGAGACAGCGGCGGTGTGGGCTTGGGTTTAGCTATCGCTGAATCAGCCATTCGCCAACACGGCGGCGAGATCAGCGCCAAAAATCGTCACAGCGAACTGAATCAATTGAGCAAAGGGCTAGAAGTTAACCTGCGCTTACCACTACAATAG
- the hslU gene encoding HslU--HslV peptidase ATPase subunit, producing the protein MSEMTPREIVSELDNHIIGQADAKRAVAIALRNRWRRMQLGDELRQEVTPKNILMIGPTGVGKTEIARRLAKLAHAPFIKVEATKFTEVGYVGKEVETIIRDLADVAFKLTREQETEKFRFRAEDQAEDRILDALLPPAKDSFGHDEKKEDNSTRQAFRKKLREGQLDDKEIEIDVAQPQVGVEIMAPPGMEEMTNQLQGMFQNLSGNKDSKKRKVKIKEAFKLLIEEEAAKMVNPEELKEKALHAVENNGIVFLDEIDKICKRGDTSGPDVSREGVQRDLLPLVEGSTVSTKHGMVKTDHILFIASGAFQVAKPSDLIPELQGRLPIRVSLDALTAEDFVRILTEPNASLTEQYKALMATEGLNIEFTEDGIRRIADAAWQVNERTENIGARRLHTVMEKLMEELSFVASDSAGQQITIDADYVNNSLDDLVADEDLSRFIL; encoded by the coding sequence ATGTCGGAAATGACCCCAAGAGAAATCGTCTCAGAATTAGACAACCACATTATCGGCCAAGCCGATGCTAAACGTGCAGTAGCCATCGCCTTACGTAACCGCTGGCGCCGTATGCAGTTAGGCGATGAATTACGTCAAGAAGTGACCCCTAAAAATATCTTGATGATTGGCCCAACGGGTGTCGGTAAAACTGAGATTGCTCGCCGTTTAGCTAAGCTTGCTCATGCACCGTTTATCAAAGTGGAAGCGACCAAATTTACTGAAGTAGGTTATGTAGGTAAAGAAGTTGAAACCATTATTCGTGACCTCGCCGATGTCGCGTTTAAGTTAACGCGTGAACAAGAAACTGAAAAGTTTCGTTTTCGCGCCGAAGACCAAGCTGAAGACCGCATTTTAGACGCCTTGCTCCCCCCCGCGAAAGACAGCTTTGGCCACGATGAGAAAAAAGAAGATAACTCTACTCGCCAAGCATTTCGCAAAAAGCTACGCGAAGGCCAGCTAGATGATAAAGAAATTGAAATTGATGTTGCCCAACCCCAAGTTGGCGTAGAAATCATGGCGCCTCCAGGTATGGAAGAGATGACCAATCAATTACAAGGCATGTTCCAAAACCTATCGGGTAATAAAGACAGCAAAAAGCGTAAGGTAAAAATCAAAGAAGCCTTCAAGTTATTGATCGAAGAAGAAGCCGCTAAAATGGTTAACCCTGAAGAGCTAAAAGAAAAAGCCCTTCACGCGGTAGAAAATAACGGCATTGTATTCTTAGATGAAATAGACAAAATTTGTAAACGTGGTGACACCTCAGGTCCAGATGTTAGCCGTGAAGGCGTACAGCGCGACCTACTACCCTTAGTAGAAGGCTCAACCGTTAGTACTAAGCACGGCATGGTAAAAACTGACCACATCTTGTTTATTGCTTCAGGGGCGTTTCAAGTGGCGAAGCCTTCAGACCTTATTCCTGAGCTACAAGGCCGATTACCGATTCGAGTAAGCTTAGATGCTTTAACCGCTGAAGATTTTGTCAGAATTTTAACCGAGCCAAACGCCTCATTAACCGAGCAATATAAAGCCTTAATGGCCACAGAAGGTTTGAACATCGAGTTCACCGAAGACGGCATTCGCCGCATTGCTGATGCCGCTTGGCAAGTAAATGAACGTACCGAAAACATTGGTGCGCGTCGCTTACACACAGTGATGGAAAAGCTGATGGAAGAGTTAAGCTTTGTAGCATCGGATAGTGCAGGCCAACAAATCACTATTGACGCTGACTATGTAAATAACTCGCTAGATGATTTAGTGGCCGACGAAGATCTAAGCCGCTTTATTCTGTAA
- a CDS encoding response regulator — MKLLLIDDDKELTELLGELLELEGFACDIRNDGISGLAQLQQQSYDLVLLDVMMPGKNGFEVLKDLRKNNQQPVLMLTAKGDEIDRVLGLELGADDYLAKPFSERELLARIRAILRRTQVPVATDNHTELICHQDLSLSIAKQQAHCDEQELDLTSTELLLLQQLLEHPGQLLDKHDLNKKVLGKRLQAFDRSLDMHISNLRKKIPARKDQLPRIKTVRGKGYMWLEW; from the coding sequence GTGAAGCTGCTATTAATAGACGACGATAAAGAGTTAACTGAATTACTCGGTGAATTATTAGAACTTGAGGGCTTTGCTTGTGACATTAGAAATGACGGTATCAGCGGCTTAGCGCAGCTGCAGCAGCAGTCTTACGATTTAGTATTACTAGATGTAATGATGCCCGGAAAAAATGGCTTTGAAGTATTAAAAGACCTACGTAAGAACAACCAGCAGCCAGTATTAATGCTAACCGCAAAAGGCGATGAAATAGACCGAGTACTAGGTTTAGAGCTGGGAGCCGATGACTACCTTGCCAAGCCATTTAGCGAACGCGAGTTATTGGCAAGAATTCGCGCCATTTTGCGTCGCACCCAAGTGCCGGTAGCCACAGACAATCATACAGAGCTTATTTGCCACCAAGACTTAAGCTTGTCTATCGCTAAACAACAAGCTCACTGCGATGAACAAGAGCTGGACCTCACCAGTACTGAGCTATTACTACTTCAACAGCTGCTTGAGCATCCCGGGCAATTGTTAGATAAACACGATTTAAATAAAAAGGTGCTAGGCAAACGCCTACAAGCTTTTGACCGCAGCTTAGATATGCACATTAGTAATTTAAGAAAGAAGATCCCGGCTAGAAAAGACCAGCTACCCAGAATTAAAACGGTTCGGGGTAAAGGCTACATGTGGCTAGAGTGGTAA
- a CDS encoding PilZ domain-containing protein, which produces MENTDLEQLERRRSMRLDLENEPVLLKWMDSNGDAQQLEATCIDISRRGMLILHSDDLQIGTKLTVLFTSEHSEAKEMQAKVARCHRKNFSTYHMFLLLL; this is translated from the coding sequence ATGGAAAACACCGATCTAGAGCAACTAGAACGACGCCGATCTATGCGACTCGACTTAGAAAACGAACCCGTACTGCTAAAATGGATGGATAGCAACGGTGACGCCCAGCAATTAGAGGCTACCTGCATCGACATTTCGCGCCGCGGCATGTTGATTTTGCATAGTGACGATCTACAGATAGGTACCAAGCTAACGGTATTATTCACCTCTGAGCATTCTGAAGCAAAAGAGATGCAAGCCAAAGTAGCGCGCTGCCATCGTAAAAACTTTTCTACTTACCATATGTTTCTGTTATTGCTATAA
- the trmL gene encoding tRNA (uridine(34)/cytosine(34)/5-carboxymethylaminomethyluridine(34)-2'-O)-methyltransferase TrmL, translated as MINIVLYEPEIPQNTGAIIRLAANSGCNLHLIEPLGFAWDDKKVKRAGLDYHEFAEVKRHANYQAFLDNEQPKRLLACTTKGSGFHSDFSFEAGDYLMFGPETRGLPDEVLLQISSEFRLRIPMLADSRSMNLSNAVSVFAYEAWRQLGYIDAV; from the coding sequence ATGATTAACATTGTGCTATATGAGCCAGAAATACCACAAAATACCGGCGCAATTATCCGTTTAGCGGCGAACAGCGGCTGTAACCTGCATTTAATCGAACCCTTAGGTTTTGCTTGGGACGATAAGAAAGTAAAACGCGCCGGGCTAGACTATCACGAGTTTGCTGAGGTTAAGCGCCATGCTAATTACCAAGCCTTTCTAGATAATGAGCAACCCAAGCGCTTATTAGCCTGCACCACCAAAGGCAGCGGTTTTCATAGTGACTTTAGCTTTGAAGCGGGTGATTACTTGATGTTTGGTCCTGAAACTCGCGGGCTACCCGACGAAGTATTATTGCAAATAAGCAGTGAGTTTCGTTTACGGATCCCCATGCTGGCCGATAGCCGCAGCATGAATTTGTCTAATGCGGTATCAGTATTTGCTTACGAAGCGTGGCGCCAACTAGGCTATATCGACGCAGTATAA
- the rraA gene encoding ribonuclease E activity regulator RraA: MEYNTSELCDLYADTVDVVEPMFASFGGRNSFGGEITTVKCFEHAGVISQVVQESGTGRVLLIDGGGSLRRALVDINIAETAAENEWDGIIVYGCVRDVDALEDLDIGIQALASIPVGADVNEEIGDVNIPVNFGGVTFLPEDHIYADTTGVILSPEPLDIE, translated from the coding sequence ATGGAATATAATACCTCAGAACTTTGTGACCTATACGCAGATACGGTTGACGTTGTAGAACCCATGTTTGCCAGCTTCGGTGGCAGAAACTCTTTTGGGGGAGAAATCACTACGGTTAAGTGCTTTGAACACGCAGGGGTAATCTCACAAGTGGTACAAGAGTCGGGAACTGGTCGAGTATTACTGATTGATGGTGGTGGTTCGCTACGCCGTGCCCTGGTCGATATAAACATTGCCGAAACAGCCGCTGAAAATGAGTGGGACGGTATTATTGTTTATGGTTGCGTACGTGATGTAGACGCCTTGGAAGATTTAGATATCGGCATTCAAGCCTTGGCTTCTATTCCGGTTGGCGCTGACGTCAACGAAGAAATTGGCGATGTAAATATCCCGGTAAACTTTGGTGGAGTGACCTTCCTTCCAGAAGATCACATCTACGCAGATACCACAGGGGTAATCTTGTCACCTGAGCCCCTCGACATCGAGTAA
- a CDS encoding AAA family ATPase yields the protein MLILVGGEKGGSGKSCLAQNIAVHLKTDLDANILMVDCDPQRTTSDWIQARNEDESLPSINCIQLYGKIRKDLLSLESAYDFVIVDCGGQDNLAMRAAMSVAKYVLIPLRPKRRDLKTLPHMEDMLSTCKMVNPKMVANFVITQCPALPSQAKRILDAKDVCRSFGLDVLDSVTFTRNIYDDSEESGRSVIEIEQDGKAAAEIKAIVTEMLAIQQEDSHEFN from the coding sequence ATGTTGATATTAGTAGGTGGGGAAAAAGGTGGTAGCGGTAAAAGCTGCTTGGCCCAAAATATCGCCGTACACCTTAAAACCGATCTTGACGCTAATATCTTGATGGTTGATTGTGATCCACAGCGCACCACCTCAGATTGGATCCAGGCGCGTAACGAAGATGAATCTCTCCCCAGTATTAACTGCATTCAACTGTACGGTAAAATTCGAAAAGACTTACTAAGCCTAGAAAGCGCTTATGATTTCGTGATTGTTGACTGTGGCGGACAAGATAACCTAGCGATGCGCGCGGCTATGTCGGTCGCCAAATACGTGCTTATACCCCTTCGGCCCAAGCGACGAGACTTAAAAACCTTGCCTCACATGGAAGACATGTTAAGTACCTGCAAAATGGTTAACCCCAAAATGGTGGCCAATTTTGTTATCACCCAGTGCCCAGCCCTACCCAGCCAAGCCAAACGAATTTTAGATGCTAAAGATGTTTGCCGGTCCTTTGGCTTAGACGTGCTTGATTCGGTCACCTTCACGCGAAATATCTACGATGATAGCGAAGAGAGTGGGCGCTCAGTGATAGAAATCGAGCAAGATGGTAAGGCGGCAGCCGAAATAAAAGCCATTGTTACCGAGATGCTAGCTATTCAACAAGAAGACTCTCATGAGTTTAACTGA